The following DNA comes from Procambarus clarkii isolate CNS0578487 chromosome 23, FALCON_Pclarkii_2.0, whole genome shotgun sequence.
AGCTACCCCTCCAGAcctccctctccaccctcaaCCGGTGCTTCACCTTCACCACGCCCACCCGCCTCGTCCAACCTCACACCTATCTCAACCTCCAGCTCACGGTGGGTGCCTCTCTACCCCCTCTCtgaggtgggtagaattctacccacctcaagactccgctccaatatagaagcatcaagaaatatggaccaataggctttctacaatcacttccatttcaatacccattgtttcgtgttttgtcttgtgttgatgaaattaataccctattaatgccacctcaccccatccacctcactcaaatgtagatataaacaatatatatatatatatatatatatatatatatatatatatatatatatatatatatatatatatatatatatatatatatatatatatatatataaataacacttCCCCATATGAAAGAATCGATCCACGGACCTATAGATGCCAGGTCCCAGCGTTAACCACTAGACCAATTCCTTGCGAGTTTATGCAAGTGTATGGATATACTCAAGACACGAGTTTTCTCTAGTAAATATGTTTGATAGAAAATGAGTGTTTGATCAGGGACCATTTCTTCTGGTGTCGTCGGGGGAGGTGGTTATGAGGTAGAAAACCTGCCCTAATTCCCTCCCTTTCGACTCTGTGAGGGTGGTCTAGTGGTTAACGCTGGGGTCTGGCATCTGCAGGTCCATGGTTCGATTCTCTTATATGGGGAAGTGTTCTGTTTGTTAAAAATTCCTTGCGAGTTTATGCAAGTGCACAGTTTTATATGACCGTTATGAGAAGCGTTTCGGCAAATCTGTTAATATGTTCAAAGGCAGAGGTGAAGAGAATGTAAGTTATCTGCAGCAACCTAAGATGTAACCAAAGAGGATGAGGTTAAGTAAGGTGTCACATGGTGAcagataggccaataggccttctttaGCTTTCTTAATTCTCATGTGGTTATGATGGGTGGAGCAATATGGTGGACATGCCGCAGTGGTCTTGAGGCTGGTAGCATGTTCCCGAGTGTGAACTGTCTGTTATTAACTGGTAGAAAGTGTTCAACATGTAGTGCCTTGCCTATGTCTAATCTTCCATTCTCGAATCTTATATTGTCGTctcttctgactcctgttagcaggcttagGATTTTtctcttcccatagctcatgttaAACCTTACCTTAATAGTTTTCCTTGGCACCCCAACCCGATAATGGGTTTACAACCAGATCTAGTGCTAGATGAACCGGCACAAACTGTTCAGGACTGGTGCCAGTTCAACCCTCTCTGACCCAGGTTCGAACCCAGGGATTCCATGCGAAATCTTGGGTTATAAGCTCATCAAAGCAAGAGACTCAATAAAATGTGTTAATTTACGGAAGGGCTTGATTTTTTTTAGCTCATCTTTCGTTGTGGAGACTTAAGCATACATGTATGTGTTCATGCAAGTGTTTTTCTCCAGAAACTGAGTCGCCAGTTTAACGTGGGGCTACAGCGGTGCGGGGACGCAAAGTACTTCTGGAAGCGTGATCAAATGTTCCTGCCTAACAGCGTTCACGACTTTTGGAAATGCTACCTTGACTACTTCAAGATGTTCGTTGTCGTCCACCCGCCGCACGAGGCTCCCGTCCTCCTGGACCCTATGACCACTACTGAGGTTAGTGTCTCACCTCACAACACACGGGgagggtgatgggttgctggagcTGTCCTAGTTATCATGGGTATACACAGACCTTCCACGGTTAAGATGAAAGTGCAATATAAGAGTACGTCATCTGAAGATCGTTGCTTATTAATACAAATGTCGAAAAAAGTCTTCAAAGATTCGTGATATCTAAGACAGTGCCCAGCTACACCAAGGAAACCATTGACATTAAGTGAGAAGGCAGCTCTTGAGTACGTTACTTGCGTGCTGCTTCTCTACGCTGATAATTAAGCTGACTTAGGCACGGAATTTTATCGTTACATATTTCTACGAGACAATATTAAAGCGATGCAATGGGATCGAACTCACGTCGCTGGCCTTCCATTACCACATTATTTCCTCACAGCAACATCACGATTTTGTTATTTCATCGTCTGTTACATAGCATAGCGACAGATAACCTATCTACACAGCGATCCTATACCATAGATAAACACATTGATCTAAAAAAATATGTCAATAAAAATAATCCACCACTATCATTTACTTGTTAGTGATAAAACAAACAAATTCTTCCTAGTTTGCTTGCTAGAAATGTTTGTGCCACGGTTCTATCCGGCCGTAGGTGATGGTGGCGGCTAACAACGTGAAGACGAGAATCGAGGTGTCGTTGGACGTGTACGACCGTCTGAGTTCCGGCGAGACGCCGTGCgtgcaggaggaggaggcggcgTCGTCGCAAGACGCTTGTGTCCAGCGGTGTGTGGCCGACGCGGCCGTCAGCCAGCGAGGGTGTCGTCTGCCCTACGCTGCTTGGTCTGCAGCCCCGCTCTGCTCCAGGTCTGTCATGATGACACCctcacccttgtgtgtgtgtgtgtgtgtgtgtgtgtgtgtgtgtgtgtgtgtgtgtgtgtgtgtgtgcgcgcgcacttTATTGTGCACTCCGTTCTTATCttgtgagaggtagtttattgtgtatcccatactcatcctgtgagaggtagtttattgtgcaccccatactcatcctgtgagaggtagtttattgtgcaccccatactcatcctgtgagaggtagtttattgtgtatcccatactcatcctgtgagaggtagtttattgtgcaccccatactcatcctgtgagaggtagtttattgtgtatcccatactcatcctgtgagaggtagtttattgtgcaccccatactcatcctgtgagaggtagtttattgtgcaccccatactcatcctgtgagaggtagtttattgtgcacccagtGAGACGGATTCTTCAATGTTTTCATAGCATCTTTAATAGAGGTGCGGCCCATATTTTCTCCGAGCCAGCTATTACCTATTTTTTTTGCTAAATCTAAACTAatccattttattttttttcctaaatctaaactaatcCATTTTGAATATATTGTTTTCGAGGTAAATTTCGGGTGATGCTTTTTTGCACTCTATTAACATTCTCCCAGTTCAGCTCTTTCATCAACTTCCACACCTCAGTCATATTTTCCCCTTTTCCTTACTCTACGTGTTAAGGAAGGATTCTAACTACAGGGATTAAATTAGATATCATTCTCTCAATAATTTGCAGAACATGCAAATATTGAATGAAAATGGGTTTATATTCTCTAATTTGGTGTTGAAAACTGTCCTGCACATATCTGGCGGAGCCTCACAAGTTGAAGGATCGAAGCCTTGTGAAAGGAAATAAAGAGCAATAATCGAAAATCTTATCGTCTGTGTGTATGCAGGGAGGAGTACATGGCGTTCCCCAAGTTCGACCCCTCGGCGATAGACTCCCTGAGCAACCGCTCGCATGCCTGGGCCGCCTGCCTGGCCGCCTGCCCGGAGACCTGCCGGGTCCTGCGCTACACCACTTCTGACACCATCGCTTCCAAGAGCAACATCGAAGTCGCCTTCGCCAGACCACTGTACAACGAGGTGAGGATGCTGCAATCGGTTCTGCTTTTCCGCAAACAAATTGAATTCACTGATGTGTACATGGGgtagaaggaaggaattatcagtgggaaagcgccaagccattacgactatatagataCATGGTGTAGATATAGCTATTCAATGAGTTTAAATTATCGTTTttgtgttgggcttaaggcctgtcaagctctggagggttattaaggccaccacaatacctcAGTATCCAACCAACAAGTGTACTTTAGTTTTGAACATTGCGcagaactaaataaaagtgacatagtCCAGAACTAAAGAAAAGTGTATGTACACTGATAAACATGTCACACatcacagtgtatatatatatatgatttatacaTGTAAACGATATACTGCAGTGCTTGAATCACATAGAGTAACTAGTGACCGTGGGATCACTAGTTACACTatctactgaactaaataaagtaacTGATTATACGAGCTAATGGCTACTGTTaatttctatataaataaattacaTGCTCGATGTAAAGATATATATCTTGCAGAATTTGTCAAGAGACCACAAGAATCTAAATCTTATCTCAGCGGTTGTTATCAGCTTTATCACTCAAGATATTAAGATGCCTCAGACGCTCCTTCGCCTCTCACACAACACCTTCCTCTCTTACCTTAATACCTACCAGGAGGATGATGGGCCTCGAGGTGTCTGTTCCACAACTTTTCCTGTGTTCTGGATGATGATGAGCCTCGTGGTGTCTGTTCCACAACTTTTCCTGTgttctggatgatgatgggcctcGAGGTGTCTGTTCCACAACTTTTCCTGTGTCCTGGAGGATGATGGGCCTCGTGGTGTCTGTTCCACAACTTTTCCTGTgtcctggatgatgatgggcctcGAGGTGTCTGTTCCACAACTTTTCCTGTGTTCTGGATGATGATGAGCCTCGTGGTGTCTGTTCCACAACTTTTCCTGTgttctggatgatgatgggcctcGAGGTGTCTGTTCCACAACTTTTCCTGTgttctggatgatgatgggcctcGAGGTGTCTGTTCCACAACTTTTCCTGTGTTCTGGAGGATGATGGGCCTCGTGGTGTCTGTTCCACAACTTTTCCTGTGTTCTGGAGGATGATGGGCCTCGTGGTGTCTGTTCCACAACTTTTCCTGTGTCCTGGAGGATGATGGGCCTCGAGGTGTCTGTT
Coding sequences within:
- the LOC138367749 gene encoding uncharacterized protein yields the protein MDEQYPCPGSRLNVSLLAEEVRRSGWVLSLAAMLPCAVIFCSMALLKWREYASFPVYTSYKTHYLEEVIFPGVTFCVWPPFNPRRLADLGVGYNFSHHCQRLYEGLNFKTKCDWVQVFKELLKELPGAWTQDLGHIWQEGAWRPQDLFTSFTKLSRQFNVGLQRCGDAKYFWKRDQMFLPNSVHDFWKCYLDYFKMFVVVHPPHEAPVLLDPMTTTEVMVAANNVKTRIEVSLDVYDRLSSGETPCVQEEEAASSQDACVQRCVADAAVSQRGCRLPYAAWSAAPLCSREEYMAFPKFDPSAIDSLSNRSHAWAACLAACPETCRVLRYTTSDTIASKSNIEVAFARPLYNEISESWSYSSVQLVSDVASVASLFLGVSFYQILTCCLHQRRSDDVTAR